Genomic window (Alligator mississippiensis isolate rAllMis1 chromosome 4, rAllMis1, whole genome shotgun sequence):
tggaaaaaaataggATAATTTGATCTGAGAAGACTGGGATGCTGGAGTtgatagtagtcttcaaataactgaaaagtgattataaagaggatagtAATATACCAATGATTCTTAACCCAGGACAGTCTGATACAccccagatcctttgaagggtgcagtGAGGTTTGAGGAGATAAGTAAGTAAGCTAAGAAGATAAGCCAGGCTCAGGCTTATCCCTGTTTGCCCAAGCCCAGCTCTTGCATAAGGAGGTAGGTAATACATTAGTTTTTGGAATTTTGGGCACTCAGTTCAGAAAGTTATGGAAGGCTGCCTcgagtccaaaaaaaaaaaagttgagccATTGATACAGACTATCCTCAGGCTTTgacgggcaggggggacaggacaaagagcaatggtcttaaagTGCATTggtggaaatttaggttggatattaggaagaactttcgaTCTGTGAGGGTGGAGGGacaagctacctagagaggttgtggaatttccatgcTTAGAAGcttttaagaggaggttagacatacttggttgggatggtttagtcagggatagaTAGCCTTGTCTTGAGCAAGAGGCTGAACTAGATGTCTTCCTGAgataccttccagccctatttttctttgattctaaAGTTAAGTTTACGTAAAGTACTAGCAAGTCAGACATGGTAAGACTCTTTCTGGCCCACTGATTCAACTGTGTTCAGATGTGGGTGAAGTGGGACAGCTGCACAAATTGTTCATCTGTTCTTCCAAACCAGATCAATGCAGGCACAGAAACACATGCTGTGCAAAGGCAATGGCCTGTCCTTATGTCATGAGGGTAGAATTTTGCTTGCACACTGGATGGATGGTTTTGATTGCACCCTGTAGGACACAAACTGttaactgtttgttttttctcattgTGGCTCATAATGGGGAGGGAATGGTATCTGAACAAGCAGCAGGTGTACAGAAGCGGTTGGTGTCCTCTGAGCCATCTGTCACTCACCCACTTCTCAGCTGTGGTGTTGCCTGCTTCACTCAGAGATGTGGTCAATGCTTCTCCTTTAAGAGACAAATGATGACTTTATCCTTCTGAACCCACATGGAAAGATGCCAATGCTAAAAAGCTAGGGAAGTCAGTTCTTCGAGACCTGGGAGGTGATCTTCAAAAATTTAGGTCTGTGGCTTTCAAACAGAGTCCTGTAGCACCCTACAGTGTTGCAAAATCCTTTTGAAGGTGCTGCACTATATTAacaatgttaggtgtgcaaacacctacatgtgattcacaagatataaACCTCAAGATATCAAACAAGAATTCATGGTTTCAAAAAtgttgacctgttgtggtctttctgagttatttgccttagaagaattgctttattatttttctgtagttaaaaacaagtggaagctaagagctggtattttctgaggggttcctggagtctaaaaaggttgagaaccactggtttagatttTGGTTCTTCTTTATCTTTCATTTCCCATATCTAGGTTTATGCTATGAACTGTTGGGTCTTCCCTTCCATCCCACCCTCTTACTACCCAACATTCTCTCAAAATCCATTCCTTACTCTTTGTACCCAGTACTGTAATCTTAGTCTATTTTCTGGTTGTTTTTTTCTACCTCGAGTGCTGTAACCCACTGCCCTGAAGTCCatctcctttcttcctctccctttaGGCTACATGATATCAGCCCTAAGATAGGACTTTTTCTGTTGTCTCAGCTGTATCACTCTCCTTTATTGGCCTTCCTAGCTAATCTTGGCCTTTTGGAGCAAAAATCAGGCTTCTCAAGTCTGACCTTTATTTTGTTCTTGAATAGATGTGAGTCTGTAATAAAATAGGACAGCAAACTTCTCGTGTAAGGTGTAGCTACACCCTTACATTGCAGTTTCATTCTCCTTACCCCAATTACTGCTTGTACTTtaccccaccctctgccccttttTCCATGCTGCTTCTATGCTAGAGGTAGCTTTCATGTTTTCCTCCTCCTGCAAAACCATTCTTTACTGATCTTTGCATTGGCAGTATTTTCTTTAGGCTTTGTATGTCTTAGCTCCCTAGTCTTCCAAGAATTTCAGGGCATAGACTTTGCCTCTCATGtatctatatatgtatttattaagTTCTTGTGTTCATTTTGCTATGGTATCAAAGCAAGTTCCTGGAGGGAAAGAGTTGGGATCATTGGGGaagcaaagctttttttttcttctggaatgCAGGATGTATAGCTATACATCTTACTGGGATGAGGCAGTCTGGCTtttgctgcctatgcaggggtgGTCATTTGTTCTTAAAGATCTGAGAACAGGTGATAGCAGGGCTGTCCATCAATCCATCAGCATGGTTTCTTCTTATACTAAAACCCATGCTCACTTTCTCTCTTCTTGCAGGTAGCTGTATATACAGAGGCTGCTACACTCTTCACAGCCACTCCAGTCTCTGTGCCTGGGGTTTGTGCAGGTTGAATCCATTTACAGTAGTTAAGGTAAGTATAATTTCCACACATTTCTTTGAAAGTTGCTAGCTAAATATTGCAGTGGTTGAGCTGGTTTCTAGGAATTGCATCACTGCCCTTcggttttcaaatattttgggAATATTGGTCCAAGTTCATTTGGAATATAATTGTCCTGAGGTCCATAGCTATACCAGGAATGCATTTAGCTCTCAGTGGGTCTTTGGTTGGCTCATGTTGAGGCCCATAGTGCCCACTTTAAACCTGGTAAAAGTAGGTGCAACTCTCATTGCCCTCTTGTTTATATCAAGCCTGACTTTGGTCCTGCAAATCAGTCCATTAATTCATTGTTCAGGTACAATGGATTGTATGTCTGAAGGATCTGTATAAACTAGGTCTGCTTATGATATTATGATGAAACTTGCATGATATTTTGCTGTGGGGAGAACCTAGTACCGGTCAGCAGAAACCTTTGAAAACAAAGTACTTTCTGTCTTTAGAGCCTAAAGTGAGTTGTAAGACTTCCTTTTCTAAAAACATTGAGATCTCAGAGGAGATGACTTAGCATAGTAAATGCCTGCCTTGCAATTTGTAGTCATAAATCTGGATCCTAGCAGGGCTGAATGAACTTTCTGTAAGGTCAGAAGTGGCTAGAAGACTTTATTTTGGTTTCCCAGTGCAAGGTGCTCAGAGGCTAAGCACTCAAAATTCTAATTGGTGCTAATGGAAGTGACAGGTGTCAGCATCTTTGAAAATGGGGTATCAGATTGGACATCCCAAAATATATGGCTGCTTTAGAAAATAGTAGTCTCTTAGCCTAGTCCAAATTTCCCTGAAGATGAGTCTTCTGTGAATTAGGCCACAACCTTTTCAGACCATGGACTGGCAAACCACAGACCAGCAAATTgtggaccagcatactgcaggCCAGAAGTGACTGGCTGAGTATAAAAAAGGATTGGCTGCCGGTCCACAGTATGCCGATCACTTTCAGAGTTCTGGTCTGGCAACCAACCCTCCTGTGGCCTGGCAGCCAATCCTTCGTGGCCCGGTACTGGGCTGCGGCCTGGAGGTTGGGAACCTCTAGATTAGGCAACAGATGGACAGAGAAAAAACTTGAAAATATCTTGATTAGTTTAAGGGCAGAAAATATGCTTTCTGCTCTACACGGAACTATGATCCCTATTCTGAAGGTCTTGCAGTCCAATCTGTGGACCCACAGAAAGTGAGACATAGTTGAAAATCAAGGAGAGGAAGTAATAAATCCAAGGGTCTCCTGTGGCATTTTTAGAAGAGAAAATGTTTTATATTGTCAGCTTGTAGCTTGGGCTTCTCTTAGCATTAATGCTGAACTGAAATGCagagggggtttgtggggaaagggatgggGACGGCATCATGTATACAGGTAACTATGGACAAGGGAGCATGAAGGGCTCCCTAGGGGCCGTGGTGGAGAACAGGACATGGATATTGGCATAAGTGGCAATAAAGAGGTGTCTTGGGGCACATGTGATTAAGCAAAATCAGATATGTAGACCAGGGCTGCATTGTTTAAGGGTTTGAAGGAGCACAGCAGAGTAGGACGGTTTGTATTTCTGAAGCTTTAATAAGCATATAACAGCATatgggggtcagacctgatgatctgtttaggttccttctgaccctaagcactatgttACTATGACCTGGTTAGCCTAACAGTTACAGGTTGTGTAGAAAAAGTATGCTCTAAAAGTAGGAGGGTggttatatttttattaaatattgtaGAAGGAGCTCAAAGCTGAGGATGAGGTGGTACTAAAGTTATAAAGAACTTATTTCAGAGGCCACAACATTCAAAGGGCCCAAAATAAATTGTAGCAGATCGTTACACCAGCAGATGTCTAATGCTAAGTTTCCCATTGTAACACATTGCATAATGGACTGATTTGATGTCCTCATTGTATGTCTCATCTCTGTCTAGATGTGTCATCATTAAATGCCAGACCAGTCGCAAGCTGTGCAGTGGTCAAAATGACAAAGTACAAACTTGTGCTGTTAAGACATGGGGAGGGAGCCTGGAACAAGGAGAACCGCTTTTGCAGCTGGGTGGATCAGAAGCTGAGCAGTGATGGGATAAAGGAAGCTCAGAACTGTGGGAAACATCTCAAATCCCTGGGTTTTGAGTTTGACCTTGTGTTTACATCCATCCTAACTCGTTCTATTCAGACTGCTTGTCTGGTGCTAGAAGAAATGGGTCAGGAATGGGTCCCTGTTCAGAAATCATGGCGGCTGAATGAACGCCACTATGGCGCACTGATAGGTCTCAACAGAGCAGAGATGGCTTTGAACCATGGGGAAGAGCAAGTGAAGATCTGGAGAAGAAGCTATGATGTTGCTCCACCTCCCATAACGGAATCTCATCCTTACTACAATGAGATTTATAATGATCGCCGATATAAGTCCTGTGATGTTCCGGAGGACAAGCTTCCAAGGGCTGAAAGCTTGAAAGAGGTGCTTCTTAGACTCCTTCCCTACTGGAATGAAAAGATAGTGCCGGAACTGAAAAGTGGCAAAACGATCCTCATATCTGCTCATGGGAACAGTGCTAGGGCCCTGCTCAAGCATTTGGAAGGTAAGGATCTTGCTGTCTCTTTCAAGTGTGCTTCAGtaagtaaaaataatttgttcttgAGTTGTATCAGCCCATGAGCTGTGAGCCAACTTTGTTAACAACGTAACTTTTTTACTAGATGTCAACCTTATTTTTGCCCTATGCATCCTTCACTAACTATGAAAGTAGTAGCTTTTAATATTTGCATTATATAAGAGCAGTGTGTTTTTTAGCTTGATCTCCAGGAGCAAAAATAGGACATTAAGAAGAATGGTGGCATGGAAGTTGTCTCTTTAATCTCAGTTTTGGATCTCTTCTGTATTGGTATATATTTGGATGAATTGGGTTATTCTGGATAGATACCAATGTACTTGGGGTCAGAATTTAGCCATGTGGCTGTTGCCAACTATGGTGTGGTTGTTGAAATACCCAGATATTATACCTTGATATTTTTATCCCAGTTTAAGTCAAATGCTTGGCTTTTGAAGTGTATGTGGTAGGAATGCAAAGGAAGTTGCACACCATGGCAACAAATAAGATTTGTTTCTTAATTAAGTCACGATTAAAAAGCCACTGCAGTGCTCACATGCTATGTCAGACAGAAGTTTGTTAAGCCCTGCAAATCTACATAGGCACATTATCTCCTTTCCTGTCTAGAGAGTGCATGGCACTGAACAGATACATTCTGAATCCTGTATAGTTTTACTGATTCCTTCGGGGTCTGAAAAAGGGTGAGTTAATAGTATTCCTTAGGCTGTTGTCAGTTTTGGGACAGATCTTATTTTTACAGCCTTGGCTCCAAGTTTGTCTTCCTCAATTTAATATAACATGTCTTCCAGTTTTTCAATTACTAATTTAGCTTTTGCCTGTAGCACCATTTTTAACTGTGATATTGTGTTCTGTTAGAGATGTGATCACCCTGGCTCATTCTATGAAGTGTTACACAGTAGCTATCTTGAATCAAAGAACAAATGTGCATCTATTGAACACTACTCATACTGGGGCATTCTGGGACAATCTGGGCAGCTGTTGCTTTGGCAGGGATAAAGTTCATGGAGGAAATGCATGCCGAACACTTAGAGCAGCATCTTTGGGGATGTCACACTACACTGAAGGGAAATCAGTTGCATTAATAAAGATGGTGTGCTTTGCCCATATGGCACAGCACCCTGTCTCCTTACAACTGGGTTGAACCTGTTCCAGGAAAACAGCCATATGCCAGACAAGCCTCTCTTTCAGGGGTGACGCATTGCAAGCCGACTACAATTCCTGCATTATTTTAACCACATTAAATACAGGTTTAACCACACTTAGAATAGGTAACATTTGTAATTGGTTTGACACCCATTTTAAAGCTTGTATGGTTTGGCTACCTCCAAGAATTACTTGCTGCAGCTCTCAGGGCTGTGACAGCTGATTACAGCACCTTGATTTTTGAAGCTACAGATGCCCAATTCCCAACAAAAGTTAGGGTGCTTTAGGGACTGGTCTAAGTTTATAATAGCTGTACATAGTCCTTAAGGGGTGAAGTAACTGGAATataggacacatctacacgttcaaTTAGTGTGGTTGAATAAGCTCCggtgcaatttgagccagagtaaactttTTCCGatgtcactatctacatgtgtatttaagcacagtaatttactctgctgttGGATAGTCCCTGTATCTGGTGGGACTATCTGACATtgctgtaaattagtctacatcAGTCCAGTTGCTGCGCACATGTAggcggtgatgctttactgtacagtaaattagtctactgtgcagtaaagtgcatatgtagatatgcccatggAGTTGCATCTCTTGTGTGTACCATGGTATATCGCCTCCCTTTAGTGGATTCCATACACTGAAATATTGGTACAGTGCCCAGTTCCATAGCTGTTATGCCAGCTGACAGCTGCTTTCCTGCCTTCTGCTGCCCTGCACATGTAATTCTCTGCTGTTCTGTTCAGGTATGTTCTGGCTTCTTTGTCACTGGAACCATGCAGATGAGCTTGATGATGTGAGGCTTCCAGATCTAAAACTGAAATGTGTTTTTAGGCAAACTGCAGTAAATCATAGGTCTGGTGGAGACCTTATCCTCCAAGGTGCTGATTTGCCTGAAAATTTTGGAGATTCTTCCTAGCTGGAGTTTTGCCTGATTTAAAGTGATAGATCAGTGGTTATATAGGCAGATACTTTGGCCACTGGCTTTTTGGGTGACCAGCTTGAGTATCttgatatttttgtttgtttgtttgttttcatggtTGTTGTGAACCTTCAGTTCCAGTCAGCTTCGGCTAGAGTTGTGTCTTGGCACTTCCAAAAATCAGGCTCACAGTACCCAAGCAGGGCATCAAAAATAAGTGCCCATTCCTGAATGTCTTGCCATATTGATTAGCTGTAGCCTTAGTTGTTAAAAATCAGTCGTATGTATCTAGATTTAAACCAGAAGGCTTAGAATGGCAGTAAGACCTGACTAACATACTGTGATAAAGTAACTACTTAGCTAGTTGTTTTGGAGAGAAACTTTAATTGACTCCTTTGGAAATCTCTTTGAAACACAGCTGTTTTTGAAACAAGGCCAGTAATTAATTTCATATAAATATTGCCCTTATTATAATTAATTTGAAGATAGCTTgaaaaccacacacacacgtTCACTGGAGCAGCAGATCATTTGGGCTAAGAAGACTTTGATTGTGTGTGGTAttgtcttgtctttttttttttccccagctctaTGAATAGGTATAAACAGGGTGTGTTACAATGTCTGAAAGATCTGTCATGATTTCCatgcaaaattattattttacccTCCGCCCCCTTCATTTGAATGTTACTTCTGCATGCATTTTAGGATGAAAGGAACTCCTGCACAGTGAGAACTCCTATGGacaggtgtatgtgtgtgtgtgtgtgtgtgtgtgtgtgtgtgtgtgtgtgtgtatatatatatatgtatgtgtatgtatgtgtgtgtatgtatgtatgtatatatatatatatttttttttttttttttgcccagaaTATTCTGTCTTGTCCAGAACCTCTTATTTCTACAACCCTTCAATAAGGACGTGTGTATAATCCTGTATATAGTCCACTTGAAGTGGGGCAAAGGTAAATGGGGCCCATTCTTGACCAGTAATGAAAAGTAGAGGGAGGGGATAGACAATAGGAATAAAATTTGCCGGGCATGAATAGATGAGGTTTGCTAATCAGTCTGTGGAGTATATGCCCCTGGCAGCATGTTGAGGTGATTTGATATGTAGTAGTGGTGTTAGAGGACCTCAGAACTGCTAGTGGGACACCTTTCCCAGGCCCAACAGATGTGCACATCTTGCTGCCCTGGTTACATCAGGAGGGGTTGGCCCATTTGTGCCTTTTGAaagccttcccttccttccctccccctcccccccccatgtagTTGTTCTGTGCTTGCTTGTTGAAGTCTCCTGCTGTGACCTCACCTTGCAACTTCTGCCCCCACCgcctgcttcctccccccatcCATTCCACTCCTATCCCCAGTCATTTTTACACTGTGTAGTGATAATTTGTGACTGGAGTCTGCTATGCACTACTGTGCTCCAAATAAAAACAATATCAGCAGCCACATATGTATGTCATCTGACTTTAGGGGTGGGGAGACGGACCTGAAAACATAGAAATTTAATGAGTGGCTAAGATGCAGTGGAGACATTGAGAACTGTTTAACTACCGTAGATGTCAACAAAGAATCTTTTGAATAAAGCTGCAGTTTAATAGCTTAATGTGACAGTCTGAGATGCCAAACACTGAATTTTCTGAACTGCCCAACTGCAGGATTGGGATGCACAAGGAGATTGTCTGAAATCCTTCTGAAAGGGAACCAGCTGTAACTTTTTCCTGACGCTTGGCACTTTGAGACCCTTCTGTAAGCACCCTACTGCAAAATTGCCAGTTGGTCTAGCCCGTCTTCCTGGAGATAGTTCTGCTGTTGCAATGAAAATAGTCTCAGAAGTAGACTGCCACCCCAAGCTGTTATCTTGTTGAGGTCCTTTTTCAGGGGAATTATGCATCCCTTCCTTACacatcctttttcttctttcccccgTGGAGAGTGGCACCTTTTTTACATTTGGATTTTTTGCTGTCATCTGGAGTTGAAGCTGCTATCTTAATGGTGCCAAAATGCTCCAGTGAGGGAAGGGAATATATATTCTGTGTGAACCATGGCTAAATGCATGAGATTCCTCCCTTAGTTTTGCTGGGCTTTCTTTTCTGTGTGGGCCAAGCAAATGGATATCCATACCCCTTGTTATGCCACAAATTCCCAAAATTTGTGGCTGTGACATAAGTGGTAccaatttgtgctgctttattgctGCAGATGTTTGTTAGGTTTATGGTGGGAGAGCACagtcagcctggagctgcctgtggtCTCCAGCTTCCCCACGCAGGCATTCCTAGGGCTTGAAGCGCCCGTGCCCAatcctgcatgccccaggaatTCCCACGCACAATCGGGCCCCTTAAGACCCAGGATCCACTGTTCGGATTTCCTCTCTTATAGAGACATGCCTTGGGCAATCTCCAGGGCATCTCTAAGTGGGGAAACTCCAGCATTGCTCTCTTGCATAGGCCTCCCAAGGAGTCTGAGGCAtgtctctgtaagtggggaacaTGTCATCTGTCATCATGCAGCATCAGGCCACGGCCCAATGCAGGACAAGGGGAGACGTGTTTTTCCCAATTAAGTGGATAGGCTGTTTGTCACACATTTGATGACATCTGTTTATATCCTAGTACAGTGGCCTcatggttttttggggttttttttttttttttttaaacatgcaaatTGCTTATTGGGAACAGATGAGAAAGGGGGAAGGTCAGCTGACTTTTGAAACTTAGTTTAGTTTAGAAGGCCAGAAATCAAGTACCAGAGGATGTGAATCTACTCTGCATTCTAGTTGTTAAATATTTCGGGGCAGTAATTTGTGTTAGCTGATTGTCAAAGAAAGGTTGGTGGAACTTCTGTTCCAATAGCAGCTTTGGCTTCATCAACAAGGTCTCTGAGTCTTGTTCCCATGTTGAGGGAATCCTCAGCTTTCCTGACAAATGATTGAATCCTTCATAGCTCTTTAATAATGCACAGCTGAGGCTGGCATCTGATCAAGAAGTGTGTCTTTAGCTTGTACAGTGAGGGTTGATCTTTATGGGAGTGAAATTATGAGCTTAACTGCAGGAGAATACTGACACAAACCGTTGAAGTAAAAATGCACATAATTGTGGGATCACATTTGTTTGGTAGTAGATCAGATTCAATAATATGCATAAATAAGCTTGGACAGTATGCCTGATAAAACCTTAGAATGAAAAGTGTGAGTAACTTATTTAAAAATGCTGTACCAATTTTGTATGGAGTTGCTGTTGTAGTGGACTGTAGCAGCTATTTGATACCACACAAGAACACCATATGATGGGACATAGAGATGTTCATTTGaaactgcaagaggaattttggTAGGTAGGACTGCCACAATCCAAGTTGAAATTTATCTAAGATTCTGGGGTGGatacccctttctttttcctccccactTTTTGAATGCTTTTGGGACCTCTTGTGACCACAAGTAGGAAGAATATTTGCTTTGGGACTTGCTCTGGAAGACGGAACCTCCAGGGACACTATGCTGAGGCTAATATGAAATAGACTTGGAGGGAAGAGTGTTATCTATTGAATTACCAGTGCTACTTCCTGTAGTGCCTCAGAAGGCTAAAATCCAACTACCATATTAACTGGAATACAAGATGAGCCtcccccaatcagcatgaggggaaaaaagccactCATCTTACATTGGCATACAAGGAAACCTGATAAAATACATTGTCCACTgtaaaactgctgccaaaagcagcatgtgctcagcaatagaagccaactgtgaagttgattaaatgtctCCAATGTGGAActtgactataaaacacatagcccatattggacaaacatgcagatgggaacctaccacaaagatgggttagtgcagcccatctaaaTAAGATGCTTGATGCTGCTGCCCCTTGTGCTCAGTCCTTCTTAACGCTGACTCTTtataaagtcatggtgagccaccatATTGAATACATTTAAACTTCCTCTGCACTCCCACAGCTGCGCTGcgcctttttctttcccacttttaATAATTCCTGattcttcactagccttaaatgcctggcaaacatcaccaaaagTGACCACAAACAGTTCCCCTGGAATCTCtttgtcaccccctctctcagcctgttgcatatgattagtgtggccttgccctccatgaggtggagctagGCCAGGCTGCCCTATGCCTCACCTGCATGTAAGTTTTGAAGGATCCCAGGGTTCATtccaagaacacccagttccaatcatgagagggggctaattagcacatggctcctttggGGGGGGTATCT
Coding sequences:
- the BPGM gene encoding bisphosphoglycerate mutase, with the protein product MTKYKLVLLRHGEGAWNKENRFCSWVDQKLSSDGIKEAQNCGKHLKSLGFEFDLVFTSILTRSIQTACLVLEEMGQEWVPVQKSWRLNERHYGALIGLNRAEMALNHGEEQVKIWRRSYDVAPPPITESHPYYNEIYNDRRYKSCDVPEDKLPRAESLKEVLLRLLPYWNEKIVPELKSGKTILISAHGNSARALLKHLEGISDEHIANVTLPTGVPVLLELDENLHPLSPHQFLGDQEAIQAAIKKVEDQGKVIPTEKK